The following DNA comes from Amycolatopsis albispora.
CTGCCGCGAGGCTGCCCGATGAAATCACCTGCTAGCGGCCGCCACCCACCACGGCGGACGGTGTGCGCGTGGGCACAGCAGCCCGGCGAGGATCTCGTCGCCGACGGCGATAGGGCCACCGGTCACCGTGCCGCTGCCCGTCCGGCCGTCGGCGAATCGCCACGCCGCGACCGAGGACGGCGCCTCGGTGTTCGCGGAGCCGTCGCCCGCCTGCCTGATCACCTCGGCGATCAGCACTGGGTTTTCCGTTCGAGCAGTTCGGCCAGCCGGAGCGGGGTGCGGTCCTCGAACATCGGGCCGATGAGCTGCACGCCGACCGGCAGGCCCTCGGGGGAACGACCGGCGGGGACGGCGGTGGCGGGCAGGCCGGGCATGGTGGCCAGCCCGGCCCAGACGAGCTGGTCGAAGTAGGGGTACTCGGTGCTGTCGATGTCGATGCGGCGGTCCAGCGGATGGGGACTGTGGTCGTGCGGGAAAGCGGGCGTCGGCGTGATCGGGCAAACCACGACGTCGAACTCGGCGAACACTTGCCGCCAGCGGTGGCGGTGGAGTTCGCGGCGGTTGCTGGCCTCCAGCCAGTCGTGGTGGCTGAACACCATGGCGCGCCGCCGCACGGCGTCAAGACTCCGGTCGTCCGCGCTCCGCGGCTGCTCGTCCGACTCGATGGGAAAGCGCGCAACGGCACCGGAAATCAGCAACTGCATGGAGAGCGTCGCGGCTTCGGTCAGGTCGGGCAGCAGCGGGCTGCGCCATTCGACGCGGGCGCCGCCGTCCGCGAGCGCGGCGGCCACGCGGTGCACGCCCGCCCGCACGGCGGCGCCGGTCGGGATGAGCGGGTGGTCTTCGATGACCAGGACCCGGAAATCACCGAGCCGCTCGTGGCGGGCGGGCGGCAGTTCCAGGCGGTGCGCCACGCCGTGCGTCAGCGGGTCCGGTCCGGCCATCACGTCGAGCAGTAGCGTGAGGTCGCGGGCGCTGCGCGCCATCGGACCGACGACGGCGAGGTCGAGTTCGGTAGGCAAGGCGGGCTCGGAGGGCGCGACCATGCCGCGAGTGGCCGCAAGCCCGACTGTGGGCTTGTGCGCGTAGATGCCGCAGAAATGCGCGGGGGTGCGTAGGGAGCCCGCGAGGTCGGAGC
Coding sequences within:
- a CDS encoding amidase encodes the protein MDWSFQTAGELSTALRAGAVTSVELTDAAIARIERDNNTVNAICVPDFDRARAAARRADQARARGEDRPLLGIPVTVKESYNVTGLPTTWGMPEHRNHLPAEDAVQVTRLKAAGAVLLGKTNVPLGLQDIQTFNKIYGTTSNPWAHDRTAGGSSGGSAAALASGFGALSIGSDLAGSLRTPAHFCGIYAHKPTVGLAATRGMVAPSEPALPTELDLAVVGPMARSARDLTLLLDVMAGPDPLTHGVAHRLELPPARHERLGDFRVLVIEDHPLIPTGAAVRAGVHRVAAALADGGARVEWRSPLLPDLTEAATLSMQLLISGAVARFPIESDEQPRSADDRSLDAVRRRAMVFSHHDWLEASNRRELHRHRWRQVFAEFDVVVCPITPTPAFPHDHSPHPLDRRIDIDSTEYPYFDQLVWAGLATMPGLPATAVPAGRSPEGLPVGVQLIGPMFEDRTPLRLAELLERKTQC